Proteins encoded by one window of Clostridium bornimense:
- a CDS encoding GNAT family N-acetyltransferase, whose product MDILRCTINNVDLVIEAINKIKKAEDLNTIEANTVTRFLNNDNNYFFVALDENNVVGYAIVYRQVSLDSLNDVMCLYDIKVLKKHRAKGIGELIINEIKKICESENILKLWMPTNIRNIPASILCKKTGAMAKELGNEVIYTYEFK is encoded by the coding sequence TTGGATATATTGAGATGTACTATTAATAATGTTGATTTAGTAATAGAAGCTATAAATAAAATTAAAAAAGCTGAGGATTTAAATACTATAGAAGCAAATACTGTTACTAGATTTTTAAATAATGATAATAATTATTTTTTCGTAGCACTTGATGAGAATAATGTTGTAGGATATGCAATTGTATACAGACAAGTATCCTTAGATTCATTAAATGATGTAATGTGTCTATATGATATAAAAGTTTTAAAGAAACATAGAGCTAAAGGTATAGGAGAATTAATAATAAATGAAATAAAGAAAATTTGTGAAAGTGAAAATATATTAAAATTATGGATGCCAACAAATATCAGAAATATTCCAGCAAGTATTTTATGTAAGAAGACAGGGGCAATGGCTAAGGAATTAGGAAATGAAGTTATATATACTTATGAATTTAAATAA
- a CDS encoding PhzF family phenazine biosynthesis protein, with translation MKYYMVDTFTDEAFGGNPAGVCILDRKISPEIMQRIAKEHNLPETAFVLKEENKYSLRWFTPKFEIDLCGHATLASAFILMNYFYKDMEKVTFSTQSGIIKVVRDDNKYEMLLPIRKPIKIEITEDIKKLLGVTPYELYSSRDLIVVLSNEEEVTGYKPNYDNLMKLSKWLGIVITAKGKKSDFVSRYFCLELKDEDPVTGSSHCSLVPYWAERLGCTELYAQQLSERKGELYCKLECNCVKVAGCARIYMTGDINI, from the coding sequence ATGAAGTATTATATGGTTGATACATTTACAGATGAAGCTTTTGGAGGAAATCCAGCAGGGGTATGTATTTTAGATAGAAAAATTAGTCCAGAGATAATGCAAAGAATAGCTAAAGAACATAACTTACCGGAGACTGCATTTGTATTAAAAGAAGAAAATAAATATTCATTACGATGGTTCACACCAAAGTTTGAAATTGATTTATGTGGACATGCTACCCTTGCATCAGCATTTATTCTTATGAATTATTTTTATAAAGATATGGAGAAAGTTACTTTTTCAACGCAAAGTGGAATTATTAAAGTTGTACGAGATGATAATAAATATGAGATGCTACTACCAATTAGAAAACCTATAAAGATAGAAATTACAGAAGATATAAAGAAGCTTTTAGGGGTAACGCCATATGAGTTGTATTCTTCACGAGACTTAATTGTTGTGTTATCTAATGAAGAAGAAGTTACTGGTTATAAACCTAATTATGATAATTTAATGAAATTATCAAAGTGGCTTGGAATTGTTATTACTGCAAAAGGGAAAAAATCTGATTTTGTTTCAAGATATTTTTGTCTAGAATTAAAAGATGAAGATCCTGTTACTGGTTCATCCCATTGTAGCCTTGTTCCATATTGGGCCGAAAGATTAGGATGTACTGAACTTTATGCACAACAATTATCAGAAAGAAAAGGAGAACTATATTGTAAGTTGGAATGTAATTGTGTAAAGGTGGCAGGATGTGCAAGGATTTATATGACTGGTGATATAAATATATAG
- a CDS encoding MetS family NSS transporter small subunit produces MTAVAITFLSFGCIVLYGGLITTIAISIKCDKK; encoded by the coding sequence ATGACAGCAGTAGCAATTACATTTTTATCATTTGGATGTATTGTATTATATGGTGGTTTAATTACTACTATAGCAATATCAATAAAATGCGATAAAAAATAA
- a CDS encoding class I SAM-dependent methyltransferase, which yields MEKNEILKINKTYWDTNADLWFGTTALPEYGVKFVTEEDLHLFGDVSGKKLLEICCGSGHSLKYHADRNAAELWGLDISHKQIENADSYLKEHGYTAKFICAPMEAEAGIPTEYFDFVYSIYGIGWTTDLLGTFKKIASYLKKDGIFIFSWHHTLNYCVAWSCTERKDIIENDMLVFNKSYFDEAYFSMPVDGSEIILCNRKISTYINALAEAGFVVEQMIEQTDDETMKSVGDNSSKTKKAKMLPISFCFKARKL from the coding sequence ATGGAAAAGAATGAAATACTAAAAATAAATAAAACATATTGGGACACAAATGCAGATTTATGGTTTGGAACAACGGCACTTCCAGAATACGGGGTTAAATTTGTCACTGAAGAGGATCTCCATTTATTTGGAGATGTTTCAGGTAAAAAACTGCTGGAGATTTGTTGTGGAAGTGGACACTCCCTAAAATATCATGCTGATAGAAATGCTGCTGAATTGTGGGGATTAGATATTTCACACAAACAAATAGAAAATGCGGATTCATATTTAAAAGAACATGGCTATACAGCTAAATTTATTTGTGCTCCTATGGAAGCAGAGGCAGGAATTCCTACCGAATATTTTGATTTTGTTTATTCAATATACGGTATTGGTTGGACAACAGATCTATTAGGCACGTTCAAAAAGATAGCATCATATCTAAAAAAAGATGGAATATTTATATTTAGTTGGCATCATACATTGAATTACTGTGTTGCTTGGTCATGTACTGAGCGTAAAGATATTATAGAAAATGATATGTTAGTTTTTAATAAAAGTTATTTTGACGAAGCATACTTTAGCATGCCTGTTGATGGAAGTGAAATAATATTATGTAATAGAAAAATATCCACATATATTAATGCTTTGGCAGAAGCAGGATTTGTTGTTGAACAAATGATTGAACAAACTGATGATGAAACTATGAAGTCAGTTGGAGATAATAGTAGCAAAACAAAAAAGGCTAAGATGCTCCCAATTTCATTTTGTTTTAAAGCAAGAAAGTTGTAA
- a CDS encoding flavodoxin domain-containing protein: MNNTVVVYKSKYGSTKKYAEWIAEELGSDIIENKSIKVDSLSKYDTIIYGGGLYAGGINGVSLITDNFNQFQDKKLIIFTCGLADTDSEENIKGIHNIIDKVFTKEMKEKVKFFHLRGGMDYSKLTIVHKLMMGMLKKAVSKKSPEELKEEDREMLETYGKKVDFTDKNSIKPLIDYIRE, from the coding sequence ATGAATAATACAGTTGTAGTATATAAATCAAAATATGGCTCAACAAAAAAATATGCAGAATGGATTGCAGAAGAGTTAGGTTCAGATATCATTGAAAATAAATCGATAAAAGTTGATAGCTTAAGTAAATATGACACAATAATTTATGGCGGTGGCTTATATGCCGGTGGAATTAATGGTGTTTCCTTGATTACAGATAATTTTAATCAATTTCAGGATAAAAAGTTAATAATATTTACATGTGGGCTAGCAGATACAGACAGTGAGGAAAATATTAAAGGAATTCATAATATTATAGATAAGGTGTTTACAAAAGAAATGAAGGAAAAAGTAAAGTTTTTTCATTTGCGTGGTGGTATGGATTATTCGAAGCTTACTATTGTTCATAAATTGATGATGGGAATGTTAAAAAAAGCTGTTTCAAAAAAGAGTCCTGAAGAATTAAAAGAAGAAGACAGAGAAATGTTAGAGACTTATGGTAAAAAAGTAGATTTTACAGATAAAAATTCAATAAAACCTCTAATAGACTATATTAGAGAATAA
- a CDS encoding sodium-dependent transporter, producing MENEREQWGSKMGFILAAVGSAVGLGNIWRFPYLVYNNGGGAFLVPYFIAILTAAIPILILEYGMGHKYRASTPLALARGNKKWEWLGWWPTINAFFILAYYSMILSWAIKYLTLSFTKGWGSDPNNYFYNDFLKLSSSPFEFTAIIWPVLIGIAVLWAVNWFICYRGVKGGIEKLNKVLLPLLILIMIVIAVKGVTLSGSTLGLNKLFTPDWSKVKNPSVWIAAYGQVFFSLSVGMGIMMTYSSYLPKKSDINNSAFMTGFANCGFEFLCAIAVFSILGFMATSQGVPIDEVVSGGIGLAFIVFPKVFSIMGVWGNILGVLFFMCLIFAGLTSSVSLVEAVTAPIIDKTGWNRKKVVTWICILGFVVSIAFATNAGLYLLDIIDNFINNYGIVVVGLLEAFVIGWIIKPDTIRNHTNSVSYFKIGKWWDITIKYITPVVLAFMLISSIINEIRNPYEGYSLAALFVYGWAIIGIGIIGSLLISRRPWKNKHIENDESEA from the coding sequence ATGGAAAACGAAAGAGAGCAGTGGGGAAGTAAAATGGGCTTTATACTTGCAGCTGTTGGTTCAGCGGTAGGTTTAGGTAATATATGGAGATTCCCTTATTTAGTTTATAATAATGGAGGAGGAGCATTTTTAGTTCCATATTTCATAGCTATTTTAACAGCTGCTATACCAATATTAATATTAGAATATGGTATGGGGCATAAATATAGAGCATCGACTCCATTAGCACTGGCAAGAGGAAATAAAAAATGGGAATGGCTTGGTTGGTGGCCGACTATTAATGCATTTTTTATACTAGCATATTATTCAATGATTTTAAGTTGGGCGATAAAGTATTTAACATTAAGCTTTACTAAAGGTTGGGGTTCTGATCCTAATAATTATTTTTATAATGATTTCTTAAAATTGTCATCATCACCATTTGAATTTACTGCTATTATATGGCCAGTACTTATAGGTATAGCGGTGTTATGGGCAGTTAACTGGTTTATCTGTTATAGAGGAGTAAAAGGTGGTATAGAAAAACTAAACAAAGTATTATTACCTTTATTAATACTTATTATGATAGTAATAGCTGTAAAAGGAGTTACTTTAAGTGGATCAACATTAGGATTAAATAAGTTATTTACGCCTGATTGGAGTAAAGTAAAAAATCCTAGTGTTTGGATAGCTGCATATGGCCAAGTATTCTTCTCTTTAAGTGTCGGTATGGGTATAATGATGACTTATTCAAGTTATCTACCTAAGAAATCAGATATAAACAATAGTGCATTTATGACTGGATTTGCAAATTGTGGATTCGAATTTTTATGTGCTATAGCGGTATTCTCAATTTTAGGATTTATGGCAACAAGTCAAGGAGTACCAATAGATGAAGTTGTTTCAGGTGGTATAGGATTAGCTTTCATTGTATTCCCAAAAGTATTTAGTATCATGGGAGTATGGGGAAATATCTTAGGGGTACTATTCTTTATGTGTTTAATATTTGCAGGATTAACATCATCAGTATCATTAGTAGAAGCTGTAACAGCTCCAATTATAGATAAGACAGGTTGGAACCGTAAAAAAGTAGTTACTTGGATTTGTATATTAGGCTTTGTTGTAAGTATAGCATTTGCTACAAATGCAGGATTATATCTGTTAGATATTATTGATAACTTTATAAACAATTATGGAATAGTTGTAGTTGGATTATTAGAAGCCTTTGTAATAGGATGGATAATAAAGCCAGATACTATACGCAATCATACAAATTCAGTTTCTTATTTCAAAATAGGAAAATGGTGGGATATAACTATTAAATATATAACACCAGTAGTATTAGCATTTATGTTAATTAGCAGCATTATTAATGAAATTAGAAATCCATATGAAGGCTATTCATTAGCAGCATTATTTGTATATGGATGGGCTATAATAGGAATTGGTATAATAGGTTCCTTATTAATAAGTAGAAGACCATGGAAAAATAAACATATAGAAAATGATGAAAGTGAGGCGTAA